Proteins encoded within one genomic window of Leptospira stimsonii:
- a CDS encoding FecR domain-containing protein encodes MTSRNTGFFICVFSLLFAFPLFTQTLPSTSDDKTLEEYKVKKNDSLTKIAKEVLNDPGKWKEFLKYNQIQNPSLIKEGMVLKVPSHLRKIVEPEAQPIASLEIFFGVVEYAKKTKEGAPSIWNSVSKNQILREGETLKTGNKSGASLAFLENQTKVKIYEKSSFSVSKKGSPEIFLERGQLQADVKSSLLKNKKNATAPKLVINTPVAVVGVRGTKFYVGSEEDQRTDVGCFEGVVNVEGAGKGVDVKAGFGTYVEKGKPPVEPFPIPNKIQIDKEFQSK; translated from the coding sequence ATGACTTCTCGGAACACCGGATTCTTCATTTGTGTTTTCTCTCTCTTGTTCGCCTTTCCCCTTTTTACGCAGACTCTGCCGTCGACCTCGGACGACAAAACTCTGGAAGAATACAAGGTCAAAAAAAATGATTCTCTAACAAAGATTGCAAAAGAAGTTCTGAATGATCCGGGAAAGTGGAAAGAATTCTTAAAATACAATCAGATACAAAATCCTTCCTTAATCAAAGAAGGAATGGTTTTGAAAGTTCCCTCCCATCTGAGAAAAATCGTGGAGCCGGAAGCACAACCGATCGCTTCCTTGGAAATATTTTTCGGAGTTGTGGAATATGCAAAGAAGACGAAAGAAGGCGCTCCATCGATTTGGAATTCCGTATCCAAAAATCAAATTCTTAGGGAAGGAGAAACTTTGAAAACGGGAAATAAATCCGGCGCTTCTTTAGCTTTTTTAGAAAATCAGACGAAAGTAAAAATTTATGAGAAATCCAGCTTCTCCGTTTCGAAAAAGGGATCTCCTGAAATCTTTTTAGAAAGAGGTCAACTTCAAGCGGACGTAAAATCGTCGCTTCTAAAAAATAAGAAGAACGCGACAGCGCCGAAACTTGTAATCAATACTCCCGTTGCTGTCGTCGGTGTGAGAGGAACGAAATTCTATGTAGGAAGCGAAGAAGATCAACGTACCGACGTCGGTTGTTTCGAAGGCGTTGTCAATGTGGAAGGCGCCGGTAAAGGCGTGGATGTCAAAGCAGGTTTTGGAACGTACGTGGAAAAAGGAAAACCACCGGTGGAACCGTTTCCAATTCCGAATAAGATTCAGATCGATAAGGAATTTCAGTCCAAATGA